In Spirochaetae bacterium HGW-Spirochaetae-1, the genomic stretch AGTTCGGACACTCCATACCCCACATGTAATAATCATAGGGGCTGCCGCCCGTGGCGCGATGCCTGAATCGGGAAACGACCCGCTTCCTGAAATCCTCTTTGTCCTCAATATCCGCACCCTCAGTCTGTACACTCGTAACTGTCGCAATACCATCGAGAGACAGGTCAGTCTGGCAAATGTTCAGCTCATCGTCAACAGCGAGATTCCCGATCTCTCCGGCGGTAAGCGCAAGCATCGGCACGCCGGTTGCTTCTCCCGATACGATTGCAGTTGTAGTCGTAACCTTGTATATGACTCCGTTCGGCCCGGTAAATAGCGTGCCACTCGCAACGCTCGCCCCGGAACCTGGGACGGTGCAGAGAATCACAGCGGCGGTCTCGGCTTTCGGCGTAACTCCGAAAATGGCACCCAACAGAATCAGTGCGGTATAGTCTGCCGTCTGCGGGAAAATCTGTTTATACACCCACATAATCGCCATGTACAGCAGCACGATAACCCCGGCAAGTGAACCGGCCAGCACGGAATTAAAGGTTTTCGGGAGCCATGGGACATTTTGCCCGATCTTTCCCTCTATGTCTGATATGATCCGGGCTTTTATTGTCCCTATGGTTGGAATTGTAGGTATCGACATGCTGTCACGCTCCTATTCGTAAGACTGCCACACGGCATCCCATTTATTTCGGGTGTCATATGTGGCCCGATACCTGGATGTGCCGCCGTCAGGCCTCTCAATCTTGATCTCCCACATGATCCCGTACACGCTGAGAATCTGTCCTGTGACAGTGACGCTCTTCGCGGCCTTTACATCGGTGAGGAATTGTAACGCCCTGCGTAACGCCTGGACGCCGTCGTTCTTCGTCTTCTCGGTCACTACGCCGCGCTCAATCACCGCCGGGAAGTCAGATATGAATTTTTCCGCCTCAGTTTTGGCGATTAGATTCTGCCATGTATTTTTATCACCGAATACGGCGAGCAGCACGGCAGAGTCGAACCCCTGGGTCATTTCCGGCTGTCCGTTGGTGAATATAACGTCGTAATCGCCTTCGTTGTCGCCGGAGGCAATACGCTGAATTTTTATGTCGCCGTCGAATCGGTCTGTCATGAGAGAGCCCCTGTCGCTGATCCGGTGCCAAGAGTCACCCCTGTGACCGTTACAGTAGCGGAGAGAATCGCATTCTGTATTATCGTAGCCATGGCGTCGGCAAAAGCTTCGTCACTCATGCCTGATTGCGCGGACGTATAGAGAGCCTGTAATGCCTCTTTAATATCTGCCTTTACTACTGCCATCAGTTTGCCTCCCTATCCGAGAAGAGATTCCGCTCTTGTTTTTATCGCGTTCAAATTCGTCTGACTTGCCGGGCTCACCGTATGATTCGCCGGACTGCCAATTGTCTGTATTGCGACGATCTCATCTATCAAATCCGACACTATCGCCCTGAGACTCTCGGTTTGGTTTTCGACTACGATTGTCCCGTCCACCTTGCAATGCACGGTTGCACATAACGCACCCGATGAATCCATAGAATAAAGGACGGTCTCTCCCGTGTCAATATCTTTTTGCAAACTATAGTTATGTGATGCGACAATTATTTTCATGCCGCCAACGGTAAGCTCAACGTTCTGCGTCCCGGCAATTGGACGGCCAAAGACTCCCGGAGAAGAATAGACTTCCATATCCGCAGCGGTCCCGCCGATGCCGTTTACTGTGGCCACAAGAGATTTCCCCGGTGCCCCCTGGATTTTCTTCAACGTGGTCTTGACAATCTCGACTAACGACGCCACGGGATCACCTCCGGGTCATTAAGAGTAAACGCCGCAGGGAGGGAAAGAGTAAGGTCTGCCGTGTTGCCGCCAGAATCGTCTTTCGTGAAATTCACCGACGTGATTAAAAATTCGGTCTCGGTAAAGATACAAGCCCGAGGGAAATGCAACGTAACCTTTGTGTTTTCACGCCACAGATCGCCGGCAGGAGTCCTCCATCCCCACACGTGCGCGGTCAAGGGAATAGAGGAGGCGAGTGCACGGTTTTTCTGCCACTTTGCGACATCAGAAATATTCCCCGGTGTAGTGTCATCGGCCTGGAATATAGTTGGCCGATACACGGGAACTGATTCGTCCATGATTTCAGACCGTCCAGCGGGTTTCCCATGGGATTGTCCGACAGCGATATAATGCGAAAATCGCGTGGACCCGTTAAACGATGCCCCTGTAACGGCGATAAGCGGATAATGTCCGGCTACGAGCGCAACGGCCGGGACAGAATCAACAGCGGCCCTGGCGAACACCATTTCGCTATCAGGACCGGACGTGATAATAAAGCCTTTCTGTGTAGCGAGCCGCGAGAGGAACCCGAAAACTGTGTCCGTGATCTGCCGGTTTGCCTTTACAAACGTGTCGGTGTCGCCATCAGGAAAATTTGTTATCAGCCCGAACGGTGCAAGTACTTTCTCGGCTATCTGCCGTAGAGTCATGCCGTTATAATCAAGAGCCATATCGAGCGATTGGCAATCCACTGTCACTCCGGGGAGAGAACGCACCTCGACAATCATGCTTCCGCTCTCAATTTCAGGGGTCCATTTAAGCATCTCGCCGGATATAAATTTTTCTCCACCGATAAAAAGATCGGCCTTATAATAGGTGTATGGATCAAGAATTTTCGATTCTTCCCTATCTGGATCATAGTTTGCCGTAAATAAGAACCCGTCTGCGCACGTCTCCATGTTACGGGATATAGTGAGTGCCTCAAATCCTCGGTATATCTTGCCTTCAATGCGGATTGCGATCTCTTCTGGATCGTCTGCCGGAATTGTGTCCGGTTGTTTCGGCTTATTGTCTGACGGTGGAAGCCATATCATGTCACCCGGGTGGATATATGGCTGGAAGTTGCGAGGGTGGACTGGCCGCGTCTGCAAAAACGGGTTTGCCTGGATAATGTCGGCAATGCGGTCTTTCCCGTATGTGGACATGGAAATTGAATCAAGCCACGCACCTTTCGGAACCTTGTACCATGTTCCGGAGACCGGTTTAGGGCTGGTTTCATAGAATTTGAGCCGGTCCTCATAAAGAGTCTGCTGGAATGCGGAACGATCAGCCATAGCTCACCACCTCAACCCCGGCCGGTATCTCCACGAACTGATCACCGGTCAAGCCATTCGTCCGGCAGAAAAAATCCAACGTGTCGTTATCGACCGCGCCGTACAGTTCCGCGCACAGTGTTATCGGGTCACTCGGAGCAGTCAAAACTTTCCGCCGTTCGGCCTTCAGATCAAACGACTTATTGAGCAGCATCCCCGTTATTCGTGCGATAATATCCTGCAATAGTGACAGATAATTATGGTCCCCGGTGTAAGTCTGGCCGATGGCTCCTGTTACCGCCGCCGATTCCATGGCGTCTATAAATGCCTCATAACCATCGAGAATAATGCCAATGGCCGCCGATCCGTCCGGCCGTGTCTCATATTCTGTATATACTGCGGCCTCTGCCAGCGCGGCAGTCGCCATCCCGCCGAGGATTTCAAGCAGGATCGCATTATTGATCTGGTTCTCTGTCACGGTCTCGTTCGGGTCGTCGATGCCGTTAATCAGACCGTCGATCATGTCCCGGTAGCCGTTAATTTTATCCATGGTGTCGGTAATAATTCGGCCTGGTAATCGTATGAGATATTGAATCGAGGCGATAACATCCACGATGCTGCCGCCCACCTCATCTATCGTATCGTTGATCGCGCTCTGTACTGCCTCGAAATCTGCGATAATTGACTCGGAGAGTTCCGCAATGGCTTTCAAAGACCCGACAACGGCACTGATCGAGTTTTTTAATTTACCTTTCAGGTTCGCCAGGGTAGACGGATTCGTTGTTTTTAGGCCGTCGGTCATGCCGGACGACGCGCTCTGCATCTCGTTAACCTGCGCAACTGCTGCACTCTCGGTAAGCGCATCGGTGACCGGGTATCCGGTAGGGAATACTTTTCTAAACTCAACTGAAAAATGAGCTACCTGTGAGCCGTCAACGAACTTCTCCGATTGTGTCCACTTAACTGGGAATACATCAATATCCCCCCAACGAGGATGCTGCAAGAGTCCCGATTGGTCCTGGGTGTAGTGCTCACCGAGAGCGTCAAAAAAGGCGTCCGCCGCCTCGTGATAGTTCTCACCGGTGAAATATATTTCCATAGGGAAAACCAACGCGATATTGCCCTGATCCTGCGCCGTTGACTCGTCGCTGTCGAGGACTTCTTTCCCGGCGATTATCTTCCCTGCCTGGCGTTCGAGGTCGTTGAATTTGAAAGAGTGTTCGCTGCCGGACTCAGGAGCAATGAAGCAACCGGGCCGTAGGTCGTCGAGATAGCTCATCAGTTCACCCCATAGTTGAGAGTCAGGCCCGGAGCCGGTCGACCGGAGGCCTTCGCCGTTGAGCCTTTCGGTGCACCGTTGATATTGACATCCAACGTCGTGTTGTTGTTCGTGGTAGTCTCGCTCTTCATGGACTCAGGGGAAGAAAAGAACTTCCTTCCAGTGCTCCTGAGTGTAACCTCTCCGGGGTCAAGCCCTTTTTTCTTCATCAGGAGGGCGCGCTGTGCGGTCATGATATCGCTCTCAATCAGTGACATCCCGAACTCCTTAAACGCCCCCTGCGCAACGGCTTTATCCATCATGCCGAGAGTAGCCATAACATCGAGAACCTGGTACTTGATAGCCTGCCAGCCAAGGAGAATCTCATGCAGTTTGAGCTTAAAATTGAGTGAATACAAGTCCCAGTTATCGACCAGGTCTTTTATCGCAATGCCGAGAGCCACTACAGCAGCTATCGTGAGACCGACCGGATTGGCTGCGAGTAGAAAATTAAGCGCTGCCTGGGCAATTACCCATGCCTTAACAGCCGCGACGACTCCCAGTAAGATCGGAAGCGAGGGGCCGAGAATGCGGAATAATTCGCGCACTACTACAAGAATTAACTTCACCGTCTGGACGATCGGCTTCATATCAAATTTATTTATCGATTCGGTCAAGCTGTCGAGTCCGTCCCGTGCATCTCCATCGAATGCCTCAAAAAAGCGGAAACCCATTTCCGTGGCAGCGGAGGCGAGAATCTTTATCCTATTACCGAGAGACTGCCGCATCATGGCCGCCGTCTGCTCCATGACCTGCTGTGGGTCTTTCCCCATACGAATGAGCTGCTCTCTGATCTGGTTTATGTTCTGTGCTATAACAGCACCGCCAGCGATCCCTCGGAGACCAAACAGGTCTTTAAATACTGCCGACTGCTCAACTTTCGTGAGCTTCTCCATGCCGTTACCTATCAGGCCGAAGATATCAACGGTCGATTTCAGTTTCCCGGTGGAGTCTATCAGGTCTTTCTGTGTAAGGCCCAGCTTCGCAAGGGCCGAATGAACTGCATCAGTAGGGGCTGAAAGATTCAGAAAAACGTTTTTAAGTGCCGTGGCTGCCACGCTTCCCTTAATACCAGCGGACCCGAGGACAGAGACGGTGGCAATGGTATCCGCCATACCCTTTCCGGCCTGTGTGGCAATCGGGGCGACCATTTTCAACGTCTCGAAGAGGTCTTCCATGGTCACGTTCGCCGACAGCGTACCGACGGCGAGAAGCGCGTTCATCTCTTTAAGCATGGCAATTTTCTTCGATGACTCCAAGGCGGAACCACCGAAACCGCCGAGAAGGTCAGACGAGATGTCCGCCACGCGCATAAAGTCCTCACCTGTTACCGTGGCGAGGTCAACCTGAGATTTCAGTACCGCGATGGCCTCTGAGGAGGTGAAACCGGCAAGAGCAAATTTATCAAGCCCCTGTGCTGCAAGTGTGGCCGTGAACTGAGTCTCGGCTCCTGTTTTTCTGGCGGCCTCCCGTAAATTCTCCATGACTTTCGCCATGTCGGTTCCCGGTTTTTCTGCCGCCTTGAATCGGGCCGTGGCTCCATAGATCGCATCGTCAAATTGAACATACTCTCGTGCTGCGAGACCGACACCCAGGGCAAGAGAAGCTGCCAGGCCTGTAGCAATAGTCGATTTCGCCATACGGTTTATACGATTATTTACCCGCTGAATATGTTGATCGAGGGACCGAAATTTGCTTTGCATCTGGCGGGAAAATGTCGCAACATTGCCAGCTGCACGACGCATCGGACCGGTCATTTTGTCGGTCATTGCGAGTATTGCTTCGAGTGAGAACTTGCTTGCCATTGCCTATCCGTTGTCCCTTGCGTTTAACCTGAGTTGAGCCTTTCGCGTCTCTTTTGAATCTCTTCATCCACGAGTCCCCGGAGTTTTTCCGGGTCCGGGATTTCTTTGTTTTCTTTTCGAAATTTTGTAATGATATCCTCTTCTGTGACCTGCCGCTCGCATATCTCATACCAGAAAAACAGATCGCGTCGCTTGTATGTCATCAGTACGGGGAT encodes the following:
- a CDS encoding phage tail tape measure protein, producing the protein MASKFSLEAILAMTDKMTGPMRRAAGNVATFSRQMQSKFRSLDQHIQRVNNRINRMAKSTIATGLAASLALGVGLAAREYVQFDDAIYGATARFKAAEKPGTDMAKVMENLREAARKTGAETQFTATLAAQGLDKFALAGFTSSEAIAVLKSQVDLATVTGEDFMRVADISSDLLGGFGGSALESSKKIAMLKEMNALLAVGTLSANVTMEDLFETLKMVAPIATQAGKGMADTIATVSVLGSAGIKGSVAATALKNVFLNLSAPTDAVHSALAKLGLTQKDLIDSTGKLKSTVDIFGLIGNGMEKLTKVEQSAVFKDLFGLRGIAGGAVIAQNINQIREQLIRMGKDPQQVMEQTAAMMRQSLGNRIKILASAATEMGFRFFEAFDGDARDGLDSLTESINKFDMKPIVQTVKLILVVVRELFRILGPSLPILLGVVAAVKAWVIAQAALNFLLAANPVGLTIAAVVALGIAIKDLVDNWDLYSLNFKLKLHEILLGWQAIKYQVLDVMATLGMMDKAVAQGAFKEFGMSLIESDIMTAQRALLMKKKGLDPGEVTLRSTGRKFFSSPESMKSETTTNNNTTLDVNINGAPKGSTAKASGRPAPGLTLNYGVN